In one Planctomicrobium piriforme genomic region, the following are encoded:
- a CDS encoding serine/threonine protein kinase: protein MKLPIGGSRIPVTPIAIETERWPNGSSRRSDENNPQRDYHWPQIGRYDVIEEISRGGQGIVYRCRDPQLQRHVAIKVACSLPSDLPLSRLAQEGALLAQIDHPGLACVYDAGVHERLPYLVMEFVPGVTLRKHVEQQGVTLQEIRRIIRELSSALWAAHQQGILHLDLKPENVLVQPDGRCKLIDFGLGWLLKEAGLPELPLVMGTVGYLSPEQASGQTASWSVATDVYGLGKVLQFLLNSIRKPNRSWLEQREVCRLQRICDKAIAVEPQKRFASVTEFAAEVSYPVRLRQRCLGAASIVLGILLFGVGISLGRAVTLPVAVPHASAAAAQEPRYVRRLKLDLSIITQDGNCPHVEIWTPSLGMIPLTGLSGIPLDKQGRMEWSPGTSLGAIGGDLRDQVLVVMAFARPPEFDRRAISKGLSVCLSKTDLAKITSQQSWTFSQNVSPAGSETPLLTGVMARLREECDRCGIEYQGIAAAFPEWANERSLEIRFDLCAGQSATPASAEVRTIDATCLQKGSCNSLSERPASVLDR from the coding sequence ATGAAACTGCCGATCGGCGGTAGCCGCATTCCGGTGACGCCGATCGCCATCGAGACCGAGAGATGGCCGAACGGGTCGTCGAGACGTAGTGACGAAAACAACCCGCAACGTGATTACCATTGGCCGCAGATTGGCCGTTACGATGTCATTGAAGAAATCAGTCGAGGCGGGCAAGGGATTGTCTATCGCTGTCGCGATCCTCAACTCCAGCGCCATGTGGCAATCAAGGTCGCGTGTTCGCTGCCGTCGGATTTGCCGCTGTCTCGTCTCGCGCAGGAAGGAGCTTTGCTGGCACAGATCGATCACCCTGGCTTAGCGTGTGTGTACGATGCCGGGGTTCACGAGCGACTCCCTTATCTGGTGATGGAATTTGTTCCAGGAGTAACGCTGCGGAAGCATGTCGAACAGCAAGGAGTGACGCTTCAAGAGATTCGTCGCATCATCAGAGAGCTTTCGTCAGCACTCTGGGCGGCGCATCAGCAAGGAATTCTGCACCTCGATCTCAAGCCGGAAAATGTCCTTGTTCAACCGGATGGTCGCTGCAAGCTGATCGACTTCGGCCTCGGGTGGCTGCTTAAGGAAGCCGGCCTGCCGGAGCTGCCGCTCGTGATGGGAACCGTCGGGTATCTGTCCCCGGAACAAGCATCAGGCCAAACTGCAAGCTGGTCGGTTGCGACCGATGTCTATGGGCTCGGCAAGGTGTTGCAGTTCTTGTTGAACAGCATCCGGAAGCCCAATCGCTCGTGGCTTGAGCAGCGGGAAGTTTGCCGTCTGCAGCGGATTTGTGACAAGGCTATCGCGGTCGAACCGCAAAAACGGTTTGCCAGTGTGACTGAGTTTGCGGCCGAGGTTTCATATCCGGTACGACTGCGCCAACGCTGTCTGGGCGCAGCGAGCATCGTGCTGGGGATTCTGCTGTTCGGTGTAGGGATCTCGCTCGGTCGTGCGGTCACATTGCCGGTTGCTGTTCCACACGCTTCTGCCGCCGCCGCGCAGGAACCGCGGTACGTGCGTCGGCTGAAACTTGATCTATCGATCATTACTCAGGATGGAAACTGCCCGCATGTTGAAATCTGGACTCCTTCGCTGGGAATGATTCCGCTGACTGGCCTGAGCGGAATCCCGTTGGACAAACAGGGGCGAATGGAGTGGTCGCCGGGGACCAGCCTGGGAGCGATCGGAGGCGACCTGCGGGATCAGGTGCTGGTGGTGATGGCGTTTGCCCGTCCGCCGGAATTCGACCGTCGTGCGATCTCGAAGGGTCTGAGCGTGTGCTTGTCGAAGACCGACCTTGCGAAAATCACCTCTCAACAGAGTTGGACTTTCTCCCAAAATGTATCCCCAGCAGGCTCAGAAACACCGCTCCTGACAGGGGTGATGGCTCGTCTCCGAGAGGAATGCGACCGCTGCGGAATCGAATATCAGGGGATCGCGGCGGCGTTTCCAGAGTGGGCGAACGAGCGGTCGCTGGAGATCAGGTTCGATCTGTGTGCAGGCCAGTCGGCCACCCCGGCGTCTGCCGAAGTACGAACAATTGACGCAACCTGTTTGCAGAAAGGCTCCTGCAATTCTTTGTCGGAGCGACCGGCGAGCGTGCTGGATCGCTGA
- the lpxD gene encoding UDP-3-O-(3-hydroxymyristoyl)glucosamine N-acyltransferase has product MSFSLNDLARNLQATLRADSDIRLSDVASLDCAEAQHLSYADSKKQISAIAKCRAGALLVTAEAAAALPDLKIPLLIVKDPKKSFVEAMLLFRPARSRAKIGHSDRAIIAPSARLGSDCNVFPGAIIGENVVIGDRCDIGPGVIIGDDCQIGDDCILYSHVVLYPDVQLKNRIIVHANAVLGSDGFGYRFSQGALIKIPHTGTVILEDDVEIGACTTIDRAMIEATVIGQGTKVDNHVMIAHNCKIGRHNAFASQVGLAGSVTTGDYVQMGGQVGIADHVHIATQVRLGGGAGVMSDLLVPGVYHDMPAVPEKDALKNHVNIRRISDLRDQVKKLTSQMADLQDQLTRLNQIEPSKSAA; this is encoded by the coding sequence ATGTCTTTCTCGCTCAACGACTTAGCTCGCAATTTGCAGGCCACATTGCGGGCTGACTCGGACATCCGTCTCTCCGACGTTGCGTCTTTGGACTGTGCAGAAGCACAGCATCTCTCTTACGCAGACTCGAAAAAACAGATTTCGGCCATCGCGAAATGCCGCGCCGGAGCACTGCTGGTCACCGCGGAAGCCGCAGCGGCCCTCCCGGATCTCAAAATTCCGCTGCTGATCGTCAAAGACCCCAAGAAATCATTTGTCGAGGCGATGCTGCTGTTCCGCCCCGCACGCTCACGAGCAAAAATCGGCCATTCAGATCGGGCAATCATCGCCCCATCTGCCCGACTCGGCAGCGACTGCAACGTCTTCCCCGGCGCGATCATTGGCGAGAACGTCGTGATCGGCGACCGCTGCGATATTGGTCCCGGCGTCATCATTGGCGACGACTGCCAGATCGGTGACGACTGCATCCTTTACAGTCATGTCGTGTTGTATCCCGACGTTCAACTGAAAAACCGCATCATCGTGCATGCGAATGCCGTCCTCGGTTCTGATGGCTTCGGCTATCGCTTCTCACAGGGCGCGCTCATCAAGATTCCGCATACCGGCACAGTCATTCTGGAAGACGACGTCGAAATCGGAGCCTGCACCACCATTGACCGCGCCATGATCGAGGCGACCGTCATCGGTCAGGGAACCAAAGTCGACAACCACGTCATGATCGCCCACAACTGCAAGATTGGCCGGCATAATGCCTTCGCTTCACAGGTGGGCCTGGCCGGTTCGGTGACCACCGGCGACTACGTTCAAATGGGCGGTCAGGTCGGCATCGCCGACCATGTGCATATCGCGACTCAGGTACGACTCGGCGGCGGCGCAGGGGTGATGAGCGATCTGCTCGTGCCCGGCGTCTATCACGATATGCCGGCCGTCCCGGAAAAAGACGCCCTCAAGAATCACGTCAACATTCGCAGGATCTCTGATCTCCGTGATCAAGTGAAGAAGCTCACCAGTCAGATGGCCGACTTGCAAGACCAACTGACCCGGCTCAACCAGATCGAACCCTCCAAATCTGCGGCGTGA
- a CDS encoding ABC transporter ATP-binding protein has product MSLQLRKIRKSYREPGGGTLPVLNIDSFELPQGTQAALIGQSGGGKTTLLNVISGITMPDAGEVIVDGTDITRLVEPARDRFRAERIGIVFQTFHLLPAFSALENILLGMVFAGRADRAYARQLLERVGLGKRMNHRPSQLSVGEQQRVSVARALANRPRLMLADEPTASVDVANQANILNLLRQACQEHNVSLLLVTHSAEVSAQFDRVEQLSAFNRPGDAK; this is encoded by the coding sequence ATGAGTCTGCAACTTCGGAAGATCCGCAAAAGCTATCGAGAGCCCGGCGGCGGCACGCTGCCTGTGCTCAACATCGATTCCTTTGAATTGCCGCAGGGGACGCAAGCCGCCCTGATCGGACAAAGCGGCGGCGGCAAGACCACTCTGCTCAATGTCATCTCCGGCATCACCATGCCCGACGCCGGCGAAGTGATCGTCGACGGCACCGACATCACCCGGCTTGTCGAACCCGCCCGCGATCGCTTTCGCGCCGAACGAATCGGAATTGTCTTCCAGACGTTTCATCTGCTCCCCGCCTTTTCCGCCCTCGAAAACATCTTGCTGGGAATGGTGTTCGCCGGCCGCGCTGATCGAGCCTATGCCAGACAACTGCTGGAACGAGTCGGCCTGGGCAAGCGGATGAATCATCGCCCCTCGCAACTTTCGGTCGGGGAACAGCAACGCGTCTCTGTTGCTCGGGCTTTGGCGAACCGTCCGCGGTTGATGCTCGCCGACGAGCCGACCGCGAGCGTCGACGTCGCCAATCAGGCCAACATCCTGAATCTGTTACGACAGGCCTGCCAGGAACACAATGTGTCGCTGCTGCTGGTGACGCATTCAGCGGAAGTGAGCGCCCAGTTTGATCGGGTGGAACAGCTCAGCGCCTTCAACCGCCCGGGGGATGCAAAGTGA
- a CDS encoding GNAT family N-acetyltransferase has translation MEQTLKIHHDAMDGARRRFASRSSLQVQVRSLSEMDSRLIDAWQDLEASASIRNPFVSPAYVIPAARHLPGVAEPVIITIEQQGQMLGLGVFENRARSRRLPVRHLRSWQTPHTYFDGLLLRDGDSGRALQEFWAFLARGHHDWHGVDFPRMPVDEPATRLLDASAQQIDGFCLEGTPWSRACLLPQESDAGTILQTISVKRAKSLRRGWRELEKSGTVHFEFQQDPGQMAACAEELMHLENLGWKCDIGTSLAANSAHTRFFRELIFRMNEQGNVSFTRLRIDDRAVASVVNFRAGDTLYAFKLGWDPEFERGCPGFHLKMQTAAHAGAHFPDVRMIDSCSQPGSFIEHVWPQRRAFCSRTYVTSPVGSLAASMVQGLRWVRNSAVAVSKNLFRGDQNRDPG, from the coding sequence ATGGAACAGACTCTCAAGATTCATCACGACGCGATGGACGGAGCGCGACGGCGATTTGCCAGTCGCAGCAGTCTGCAGGTGCAGGTCCGCTCGCTCAGCGAGATGGATTCCCGGCTGATTGATGCCTGGCAGGATCTTGAAGCCAGCGCCTCGATTCGAAACCCGTTTGTCTCTCCGGCATATGTCATTCCAGCCGCGAGGCATCTGCCTGGCGTGGCTGAACCAGTCATCATCACGATTGAGCAACAAGGGCAGATGCTGGGCCTGGGCGTGTTCGAGAACCGGGCCCGTTCCCGCCGCCTGCCGGTACGGCACTTGCGCTCGTGGCAAACGCCGCACACATACTTTGACGGACTGCTGCTCCGCGACGGCGATTCCGGCCGGGCGTTGCAGGAGTTCTGGGCCTTCCTCGCTCGTGGCCATCACGACTGGCATGGGGTGGACTTCCCCAGAATGCCCGTTGATGAGCCTGCCACGCGACTGCTGGATGCGAGTGCCCAGCAGATTGATGGATTTTGCCTGGAAGGGACGCCGTGGTCGCGAGCTTGTCTGCTGCCGCAAGAGAGTGATGCAGGCACCATTCTCCAGACGATCTCCGTAAAGCGTGCGAAGAGTCTGCGGCGCGGCTGGCGCGAACTCGAAAAAAGCGGCACGGTCCATTTTGAATTTCAGCAAGATCCCGGCCAGATGGCTGCCTGTGCTGAAGAACTGATGCACCTCGAAAATCTCGGCTGGAAGTGCGATATCGGAACGTCGCTCGCCGCCAATTCGGCTCACACCCGTTTCTTCCGCGAACTGATCTTCCGGATGAATGAACAGGGGAACGTCTCGTTCACGCGGTTGAGAATCGACGATCGCGCCGTGGCGAGCGTCGTCAACTTCCGGGCCGGCGACACGCTGTATGCCTTTAAGCTCGGTTGGGATCCGGAATTCGAACGGGGCTGCCCGGGCTTCCATCTCAAGATGCAGACGGCAGCACATGCGGGGGCTCACTTCCCGGATGTCCGCATGATCGACAGTTGTTCGCAGCCTGGTTCGTTCATCGAACATGTCTGGCCGCAGCGCCGGGCATTCTGTTCGCGGACCTATGTCACCAGTCCCGTCGGCTCGCTCGCCGCGTCGATGGTGCAGGGGCTGCGCTGGGTTCGCAATAGCGCTGTCGCTGTGTCGAAGAATCTCTTCCGCGGCGACCAGAATCGGGATCCAGGATGA
- a CDS encoding ABC transporter permease, with product MNLLTIAYKSLRQRWLASFLTGLSVALGVALMVAVIVLNGVVTDVFRQSGSGYDLVVGPKGSDTQLVLSTIYHIDKPIENLPWRFYQDLGKHRHVERAIPVNLGDTTEIGNFPIVGTTPQYFLVDYVPDKKFRIKGDGLQGTWDAVIGSQVARQNNWDVGSQFKMIHSGQDDHVHNELFTVKGVLAPTGTPNDRTTFVHIDGFFQLDEHAKPLDEAIEREAKFFGETEQQVRERYKDDIAEIEKHQKEEAGHEGHHHHHGPPSDLLKEVTSVLLVMKGKQDYQRALAASTLQSDLKEGFQAQGVNVVQVMSRLLTNLVGNIRYAFLSLTILIIAVSGIGIFVSIYNSMSDRKKEIAIMRALGARRSSVLSIVLLEATLLCVLGGLGGMALGHGLVFVAAPIIEARSGLLIDPMSFNSIEFVVIPGLVAMAMLIGLLPGITAYRTDVAEALQG from the coding sequence GTGAACCTGCTGACGATTGCCTACAAGAGTCTTCGCCAGCGCTGGCTGGCCTCGTTTCTCACCGGTCTGAGCGTCGCCCTCGGGGTCGCGCTGATGGTCGCCGTCATCGTGCTGAACGGTGTGGTCACCGACGTGTTCCGCCAGTCGGGGTCGGGTTATGACCTCGTGGTCGGTCCCAAGGGGAGCGACACGCAACTGGTCCTGAGCACGATCTATCACATCGACAAGCCGATCGAGAACCTGCCCTGGCGGTTCTATCAGGATCTCGGCAAACACCGTCATGTCGAACGGGCGATCCCGGTCAATCTTGGCGACACGACCGAGATCGGGAACTTCCCGATCGTCGGCACCACGCCGCAGTACTTCCTCGTCGACTATGTGCCGGACAAGAAATTCCGCATCAAAGGAGACGGCCTGCAGGGAACATGGGATGCCGTCATCGGCTCGCAAGTCGCCCGACAGAACAACTGGGACGTCGGCTCTCAATTCAAGATGATCCACTCCGGGCAGGACGATCACGTTCATAACGAACTGTTCACCGTCAAAGGGGTGTTGGCTCCAACCGGCACGCCGAACGACCGGACCACGTTCGTCCACATCGACGGTTTCTTCCAGCTCGATGAACATGCAAAGCCGTTGGATGAAGCAATCGAACGCGAAGCCAAATTCTTTGGCGAAACCGAACAGCAAGTTCGCGAACGCTACAAAGACGATATTGCCGAGATCGAAAAACACCAGAAAGAAGAGGCCGGCCACGAAGGACATCACCATCACCACGGTCCCCCGAGCGACCTGTTGAAAGAAGTCACCAGCGTGCTGCTGGTGATGAAGGGGAAGCAGGACTATCAACGCGCCCTCGCCGCTTCCACGCTCCAGTCCGACCTCAAGGAAGGGTTCCAGGCCCAGGGGGTCAACGTTGTGCAGGTGATGTCGCGACTGCTGACCAACCTCGTCGGCAACATCCGTTACGCCTTCCTCTCATTGACCATCCTGATCATCGCGGTCTCTGGCATCGGCATCTTCGTGAGCATCTACAATTCGATGTCCGACCGGAAAAAGGAAATCGCAATCATGCGGGCACTTGGCGCACGGCGTTCTTCCGTCCTCAGCATTGTGCTGCTGGAAGCAACTCTGTTGTGTGTCCTGGGTGGACTCGGCGGCATGGCTCTTGGACATGGCCTGGTCTTTGTGGCCGCGCCGATCATCGAAGCCCGCAGCGGATTGTTGATCGACCCGATGTCATTCAATTCAATCGAGTTCGTCGTGATCCCCGGCCTGGTGGCAATGGCCATGCTGATTGGCCTCCTCCCCGGCATCACCGCTTACCGCACGGATGTCGCCGAGGCGCTGCAAGGCTGA
- a CDS encoding acyltransferase family protein: MNRLRQLLRIPPPSAFVGELDLVRHRPALDGIRGLAVLLVLCYDCLKIDPNSDAVTLVVRRMAASGWIGVDLFFVLSGFLITGILLDTRGTRGYWKNFLARRAVRIFPLYYATLFTVFLWFPLVLGFTGASASTWNALDGVRADQAWYWVYLENWLFAWRGAWPEDGLLKHFWSLAVEEQFYLVWPLAVAMLSRRQLGWLCLSLCVVALSLRVCLLTHGAPPMVPHVMTITRMDSLCWGALMAIALRSSPWQHAVRAWAMPMAVTGVGMALAAEVLFGIFRSESFAAYSFGHTLTALAFASVMGAVAVSDDRAVLNRLLGNRVFITFGKYSYAIYVFHRFIYRGVLLLDWSALPNPVRGWVIFGVTAMCCLLAARISWVLLEAPCLKLKRYFPRSDERVTAAQSAQGLLQPSGSRG, from the coding sequence ATGAACCGATTGCGACAGTTATTGAGAATTCCGCCTCCGAGTGCGTTCGTCGGTGAACTCGATCTGGTGCGGCATCGCCCTGCGCTCGATGGCATTCGCGGTCTCGCGGTGTTGCTGGTGCTGTGCTACGACTGCCTGAAGATCGACCCCAATAGCGATGCTGTGACGCTCGTGGTGCGGCGTATGGCAGCCAGCGGGTGGATTGGCGTCGATCTGTTTTTTGTGCTGTCGGGATTTCTCATCACCGGCATTCTGCTCGATACGCGGGGCACACGCGGGTACTGGAAAAACTTTCTGGCGCGTCGCGCCGTGCGAATTTTTCCGCTCTACTACGCCACATTGTTCACGGTGTTTTTGTGGTTCCCGTTGGTGCTGGGTTTTACCGGCGCATCGGCTTCAACTTGGAATGCACTCGATGGGGTGCGAGCCGATCAGGCGTGGTATTGGGTGTATCTGGAGAACTGGTTGTTCGCGTGGCGGGGAGCATGGCCGGAGGACGGGCTGCTGAAGCACTTCTGGTCGCTGGCTGTCGAAGAACAGTTTTATCTGGTGTGGCCGCTGGCCGTCGCGATGTTGTCGCGTCGGCAACTCGGCTGGTTGTGCCTGAGTCTCTGCGTCGTGGCGTTGAGTCTGCGAGTGTGTCTGTTGACGCATGGCGCGCCGCCGATGGTGCCGCATGTGATGACGATCACTCGCATGGATAGTTTGTGCTGGGGCGCATTGATGGCGATCGCCCTGCGTTCCTCACCGTGGCAACACGCAGTGCGTGCCTGGGCAATGCCGATGGCGGTGACTGGCGTGGGGATGGCGCTGGCGGCTGAAGTTCTTTTCGGGATTTTCCGGAGTGAATCGTTTGCGGCTTACTCGTTTGGTCACACGCTGACTGCGCTGGCATTCGCTTCGGTGATGGGAGCAGTCGCCGTGTCGGACGACAGGGCCGTGCTGAATCGGCTGTTGGGGAACCGCGTGTTCATCACGTTCGGGAAGTACAGCTACGCGATCTATGTCTTTCATCGCTTCATCTATCGCGGCGTGCTGCTGCTCGACTGGAGCGCATTGCCCAATCCAGTTCGCGGGTGGGTGATCTTCGGCGTAACGGCCATGTGCTGCCTGTTGGCGGCGCGGATCAGTTGGGTGTTACTGGAAGCGCCCTGCCTGAAGCTGAAGCGGTACTTCCCTCGCTCCGACGAGCGTGTGACGGCTGCTCAATCTGCGCAGGGCCTGTTGCAACCGTCGGGCTCGCGCGGCTAA
- a CDS encoding LpxI family protein yields the protein MSDSYRERLLPIVPRAGDRVGLLAGWGRFPVVFAMNAQKMGFSVQCLGLEGMASPELAEICDHYRSVPLGRIGKAVRYFKRRRVLNAVMAGKVEKRLLFDPFAIWRLLPDWTALNMWFRYLTDNKKDDTLLLAVIREFERDGVHFRSALDFCPEILVKHGFLTRRHPTQSQWKDIRFGWDLAKEMGRLDVGQTVIVNDTAVIAVEAIEGTDECIRRAGALCRRGGMTVVKVAKPSQDMRFDVPTVGVQTIQTMREAGARVLAIESGMTILLDEEEVVRLADKMGIAIVSVKAEELQLRSVA from the coding sequence ATGTCGGACTCGTATCGAGAACGTCTGTTACCGATTGTTCCCCGCGCGGGCGACCGCGTCGGCCTCTTGGCCGGTTGGGGACGCTTTCCTGTTGTGTTCGCCATGAACGCGCAGAAGATGGGCTTTTCCGTCCAGTGCCTGGGCCTCGAAGGCATGGCCTCGCCCGAACTGGCGGAGATTTGCGACCACTATCGTTCCGTCCCGCTGGGACGCATCGGCAAGGCGGTTCGCTATTTCAAACGCCGCCGCGTGCTGAATGCAGTCATGGCAGGCAAAGTGGAAAAGCGGCTGCTCTTCGACCCGTTTGCCATCTGGCGACTGCTGCCAGACTGGACGGCTCTGAATATGTGGTTCCGCTATCTGACTGACAACAAAAAAGATGACACGCTGCTGCTGGCGGTCATTCGTGAATTTGAGCGGGACGGCGTCCATTTCCGCTCGGCCCTCGACTTTTGTCCGGAGATTCTCGTGAAGCACGGTTTCCTGACGCGTCGCCATCCGACCCAGTCGCAGTGGAAAGACATCCGCTTCGGTTGGGATCTGGCAAAAGAAATGGGCCGGCTCGACGTCGGCCAGACGGTCATCGTCAATGACACCGCCGTCATTGCGGTCGAAGCGATCGAAGGAACCGACGAATGCATTCGCCGGGCCGGAGCGCTCTGTCGTCGCGGCGGCATGACTGTCGTCAAAGTGGCCAAACCTTCGCAGGATATGCGGTTCGACGTCCCCACCGTGGGCGTGCAGACCATCCAGACGATGCGTGAAGCCGGCGCCCGCGTGCTGGCCATCGAGTCGGGAATGACGATTCTTCTGGACGAAGAAGAGGTCGTGCGCCTTGCCGACAAGATGGGAATCGCTATTGTTTCTGTAAAAGCAGAGGAATTGCAGTTGCGATCAGTAGCCTGA
- a CDS encoding sigma-70 family RNA polymerase sigma factor — protein MAVTRSSLLLQLREGAAHAAWDEFLELYRPLITSTLARSGVPAHEIDDALQEVVMQLLRVLPGFRYQKQRGFFRGWLRRVTTNKAIDLHRKQSGMPATCEAPESWPDDRSAGEAWDREFQLGLLKSAMKCVEPEFRTKTWQCFQLRVLEGRSGEEVARQLGVSENAVYVNCSRVTGRLREFCEFHGEDLHHETADRR, from the coding sequence ATGGCCGTGACACGCAGTTCATTGCTGCTGCAGTTGCGCGAGGGGGCCGCCCACGCTGCCTGGGACGAGTTTCTCGAACTCTATCGGCCACTGATCACCAGCACTCTGGCCCGGTCTGGAGTGCCGGCCCACGAGATCGACGATGCCCTGCAGGAAGTGGTGATGCAGCTCCTGCGAGTGCTGCCGGGGTTTCGCTATCAGAAGCAACGGGGTTTCTTTCGCGGCTGGCTGCGACGCGTGACAACGAACAAAGCGATTGACCTGCATCGCAAACAGAGCGGAATGCCGGCCACTTGCGAGGCTCCCGAAAGCTGGCCTGATGACCGCTCTGCGGGAGAAGCCTGGGATCGCGAGTTCCAGCTGGGACTTTTGAAGTCGGCGATGAAGTGCGTGGAGCCGGAGTTTCGCACAAAAACCTGGCAGTGTTTTCAACTGCGGGTGCTCGAAGGCCGCAGCGGTGAAGAGGTCGCCAGGCAATTGGGAGTGTCCGAGAACGCCGTGTATGTGAACTGCAGTCGGGTGACAGGCCGCTTGCGAGAGTTCTGCGAGTTTCATGGGGAGGATCTGCACCATGAAACTGCCGATCGGCGGTAG
- a CDS encoding anti-sigma factor, which yields MKTSLNELLLQKCVDGELTEAERTALLKELHSSGSLDRWRTLALSFVENQVLAKAFEPAPQEIALPTPARAQPLPMWRRQIRPWVSVAASLMVGTMMGIGAHFVLKTDSNPNAPGGLAATSSPTSSPIPRPNNEPIRSNLVRNSNAPSASLVNPRVGSGGSSVTPVMNVNLGGSAGSGNQPMSVPVYSPEQWQSIPQSGTLTAIPEDVQRMLEAEGYTLDRERQWYRAPLEDGREILVPAETVRVRRTVQ from the coding sequence ATGAAAACTTCACTCAATGAACTGTTGCTGCAGAAATGCGTCGACGGCGAACTGACCGAAGCGGAACGCACGGCGCTACTGAAAGAACTGCATTCGTCGGGATCACTCGATCGCTGGCGAACGCTGGCCTTGTCGTTTGTCGAGAATCAGGTGCTGGCCAAGGCCTTTGAGCCGGCCCCGCAGGAAATCGCCTTACCCACCCCGGCGCGAGCGCAGCCGTTACCGATGTGGCGACGGCAGATTCGCCCCTGGGTCTCTGTGGCAGCCTCGCTGATGGTCGGCACAATGATGGGGATCGGCGCTCACTTTGTGCTCAAGACCGATAGCAACCCAAATGCTCCTGGCGGTCTCGCGGCGACATCCTCGCCCACAAGTTCGCCAATTCCCCGACCGAACAATGAACCGATTCGATCGAATCTGGTGCGCAACTCGAATGCTCCGTCCGCTTCGCTGGTGAACCCGCGAGTGGGCAGCGGCGGGTCGTCTGTCACGCCGGTGATGAACGTCAACCTCGGCGGCAGTGCAGGCAGCGGCAATCAGCCGATGTCGGTGCCGGTCTACTCGCCTGAGCAATGGCAGTCGATTCCGCAGTCAGGCACGTTGACCGCCATCCCTGAAGACGTACAGCGAATGCTGGAAGCGGAAGGTTACACGCTCGACCGTGAACGTCAGTGGTACCGGGCTCCGCTGGAAGATGGACGAGAGATTCTCGTCCCGGCGGAAACTGTCCGCGTGCGGCGGACGGTGCAATAA
- a CDS encoding RNA polymerase sigma factor, with protein MTTLAYHIRPMSGGTDNNDWLAGLKQHEPWLRKVLFNRVGDRDVVDDLMQEIGLAISRPELRPQEFSRLGAWLYRVALKQSYLYRRKMGRYRKHFAGTEEAVEAAPEHQPADPLQYLLGREHQQAVRNCLKELSETDREILMLKYAENWTYQQLGDRLGVTVHTIEHRLLKAKKRLRQLLHQANVEVVG; from the coding sequence ATGACTACGCTCGCATACCACATCCGACCCATGTCCGGCGGCACAGACAACAACGATTGGCTGGCGGGATTGAAGCAGCACGAGCCCTGGCTCAGAAAAGTGCTCTTCAACCGGGTGGGCGATCGGGATGTGGTGGACGACCTGATGCAGGAAATCGGCCTGGCGATCAGCCGACCGGAATTGCGGCCGCAGGAATTCAGCCGCCTGGGCGCCTGGCTGTATCGCGTGGCCTTGAAGCAGTCATATCTCTACCGACGGAAGATGGGTCGGTACCGCAAGCACTTTGCCGGCACGGAAGAGGCGGTCGAAGCGGCCCCCGAACACCAGCCGGCCGATCCCTTGCAGTATCTGCTCGGGCGGGAACATCAACAGGCAGTGCGGAACTGTCTGAAAGAACTGAGCGAAACGGATCGCGAGATCCTCATGCTCAAATATGCGGAAAACTGGACCTACCAGCAGCTTGGGGACCGTCTCGGAGTGACGGTCCACACGATTGAACACCGGCTGCTGAAGGCGAAAAAACGGTTGCGGCAACTGCTGCACCAGGCAAACGTGGAAGTGGTGGGATAA